In one window of Desulforhabdus amnigena DNA:
- a CDS encoding nitric-oxide reductase large subunit, with translation MELKKSSFQTLSPRWRHGVFWTIVIGMSILIYISATAYRDAPPIPEGIVSPSGEMVFTGRDISEGQEVFLKYGLMENGTIWGHGAYLGPDFSAEYLHTLGVDARDSLAQKLFKRDAASLSDTEKEALGAEVKNLLKTNRYDPKTKTLIFSEPEVASYRKQIGKWTDYFSGPTVSGGLPMKYIEDKEEIRKLTAFFAWAAWASVADRPGKSYSYTNNFPYDPLVGNTLTRDAVLWSALSIITLLGATALVLFIFGRFDYLGWKGHGEGVHIHPHLLPGVATESQKATIKYFVIVSLLFLAQVLVGAATAHFRADPGNFYGIDLSWILPSNLVRTWHLQLAIFWIATAYVAGGLLLAPSLGGKDPNGQVAGINALFWALVLVVVGSLLGEMFGIRQILGKLWFLFGHQGWEFLDLGRGWQVLLTIGLLFWLFLLYRAVAPARKDEERSEIATLFMLGAIAIPFFYLPAFFFGSKSNFSVVDMWRFWIIHLWVEGFFELFVTVLVAVIFYQLGMVARKTAVRIIYLDAILFLGSGIVGTAHHWYWTGQSNVTMALAATFSAMEVVPLTLLTLDAWDFVKLTGTQCEVCGKGIVIPHKWTFYFLMAVGFWNFLGAAVFGFLINLPVVSYFEVGTMLTPNHGHAAFMGAFGMLAMALLVLSLRQVLTDEQWVRPEKFIRISFWGLNIGLLLMVLLSLFPGGVMQFWDVLTNGYWHARGLDYTSEHLVRLVEWMRMPGDVVFIVLGVVPAVLATALAYRYMWAANR, from the coding sequence ATGGAATTGAAAAAAAGCTCATTTCAAACCCTTTCACCCCGGTGGCGGCATGGCGTTTTCTGGACCATCGTGATTGGCATGTCCATCCTGATCTACATTTCTGCAACAGCTTACCGGGATGCGCCACCCATTCCCGAGGGAATCGTATCGCCATCGGGCGAAATGGTTTTCACCGGTAGGGACATTTCAGAAGGGCAGGAGGTCTTTCTAAAGTACGGCCTCATGGAAAATGGCACCATTTGGGGGCATGGAGCCTATCTCGGGCCCGATTTCTCGGCGGAATATCTCCACACTCTGGGTGTTGATGCACGTGACAGCCTGGCTCAAAAACTTTTCAAAAGGGATGCGGCCTCCCTTTCAGATACCGAAAAGGAAGCGCTCGGAGCGGAAGTAAAAAATCTTCTGAAAACCAACCGCTATGATCCCAAGACCAAAACGCTGATTTTTTCGGAGCCAGAGGTGGCTTCATACCGGAAACAGATCGGCAAATGGACCGATTACTTCTCGGGACCTACCGTCAGTGGAGGCCTTCCCATGAAGTATATCGAAGACAAAGAGGAAATCCGGAAGCTCACGGCTTTTTTTGCCTGGGCAGCCTGGGCCTCCGTGGCGGACCGGCCGGGGAAGTCCTATTCCTATACCAACAACTTCCCATATGACCCTCTGGTTGGAAATACTCTCACACGGGATGCCGTTTTGTGGAGCGCCCTCAGCATCATTACTCTTCTTGGCGCGACGGCCCTGGTGCTCTTTATTTTCGGCCGGTTCGATTATCTGGGCTGGAAAGGCCATGGGGAAGGAGTGCACATTCATCCACACCTGCTTCCCGGGGTGGCTACGGAAAGCCAGAAGGCCACAATCAAATATTTCGTCATCGTCTCTTTGCTCTTTTTGGCGCAGGTGCTGGTGGGCGCTGCGACGGCTCACTTCCGCGCCGATCCCGGAAACTTTTACGGCATCGATCTCTCCTGGATTCTTCCCAGTAACCTCGTGCGTACTTGGCATCTCCAGTTGGCCATTTTCTGGATTGCAACGGCATACGTCGCCGGGGGCCTGCTGCTCGCTCCTTCCTTGGGAGGCAAAGACCCCAACGGACAAGTGGCGGGCATCAATGCACTGTTCTGGGCCCTGGTCCTCGTGGTGGTCGGTAGTCTTTTGGGGGAGATGTTCGGCATTCGCCAAATTCTCGGAAAACTCTGGTTCTTGTTTGGGCATCAGGGCTGGGAATTCCTGGATCTGGGACGCGGGTGGCAGGTCCTGTTGACTATCGGACTTCTCTTTTGGCTCTTCCTGCTCTATCGCGCCGTGGCTCCCGCGAGAAAAGACGAGGAACGCAGTGAAATCGCAACGCTCTTCATGCTTGGGGCCATAGCCATCCCCTTCTTTTACCTGCCAGCATTCTTCTTTGGCAGCAAGTCCAATTTTTCCGTCGTGGATATGTGGAGATTCTGGATCATCCACCTCTGGGTGGAAGGTTTTTTCGAACTTTTCGTGACCGTGCTGGTTGCCGTCATCTTCTACCAGCTCGGCATGGTAGCCCGCAAGACGGCTGTGCGCATCATTTACTTGGACGCCATACTTTTTCTGGGAAGCGGCATTGTGGGAACGGCACATCACTGGTACTGGACGGGACAGTCCAATGTGACCATGGCCCTTGCAGCAACTTTTTCCGCCATGGAAGTCGTTCCCCTCACTCTTCTCACGCTGGATGCCTGGGATTTTGTCAAGTTGACGGGCACGCAATGCGAGGTCTGCGGTAAAGGCATCGTGATCCCTCACAAATGGACATTCTATTTCCTGATGGCCGTGGGCTTCTGGAATTTTCTGGGAGCTGCGGTTTTCGGCTTTCTCATCAACCTTCCCGTGGTGAGTTACTTTGAAGTCGGAACCATGCTGACGCCGAACCATGGCCATGCGGCCTTCATGGGGGCTTTCGGAATGCTGGCCATGGCGCTCTTGGTGCTATCACTCCGGCAGGTGCTTACGGACGAGCAATGGGTCCGCCCTGAAAAATTCATTCGCATATCCTTCTGGGGATTGAACATCGGTCTGCTGC